Part of the Zonotrichia albicollis isolate bZonAlb1 chromosome 2, bZonAlb1.hap1, whole genome shotgun sequence genome, CTCTGGAAGCGATTTTGGAATTCCTTCTCAATATCTGCTTTGCCACCTTCCACTGAGTACACAACCAGATGCATTCTGGCATCCTTCTCCATGGGTAACTTGTACCAGTATATGCGTAGGAAATCTTTCCCTGGTGCAGAACATTCCAGAGTGACGGTGTCTCTGACCCGGACAACTATATCTGGTGATTGCTGAAGGGCCCAGCCTGGAGAGACAGGAGATGAAAGATGGGGAGGTAGGGAAATGCATTGAAGAGGATAAAAATACACATCCTTGAAGTATGGCATGGGATGGAATGGCACCAGGGTATCAGAAAGATATGGGCCAGTGCCCACCTTCTCTGAAAAGAACACATAGGTTTCAAAAGCCACAAACAAACTTCAAATGCAACAGTAAATCTGTTTTGAGAAATAAAGACTTTAGTGCTCTCTAGAGAATTATTAAAATGgggcaggaaaaaaaccacattggATCTTGCAGAGTTTCCTGATGCAAGAGCTGGTGGAAAAGCTCACCCGGTTCATTGCCCACCCCTGCCCTGGAATCCTTGGGAAGGGGCAGGGCCAGCaactgggagcagagctgaggatgcagcagcagctccagtgcagctgatcAGGACCAAGGGAATGCCCACTTacccacagggagcagcatgGCCACAAGGAACCGGTGGAAATCCATGGAGAAAGGCCCCCTCCTTCCAGGCACCTGcccctggtgccagcacagacacagaggtGTGCAGAGAGGAGAGGTGCAGAGCAAGAGATGCGTCTCTGTGTGGGTGGGCAGGGGAGGCAGCGGCAGTCTGAAATGTCACCAAGGCTCTTGGCTGCCCAGGAACGGTGGGCAATGACACCTGCAGGCAGTCATGAGCTGCttgtgctctgctcctctggctTCCTGCTGTGTGCGAGCGTGGCTGGGCAAGAGTAGGGGGGACTGCAGTAGGTGCCAAGTTCAGAGCTACCACGGAgcaggatggggctgtggggcagcctgAGTGTGTGCGCAGGAATGCACAAAGTGGCAGAAATTGAGGGGAAGACAAGGAGATCTCAGGAATGCATGTTTGTATGTCTGTGTCCCACTGTTTGTCTCCTCCCGAGCCTCCCTCACACTCACAgattcccagccctgcaagttGCAAAGTGGAATCTCTGCTTCTCCCAGTCAGGCCTGATGTGTTGTCCAGGTACGGGAGAAGCTGCTGACCTGCAGAGCTGGTGTCTCTTGGAGCCTGGCAGAGAATAGTTCGGTAGCTGTTCTTCTCTAACTCCAGAGAGGGATCTCAAGGAGAGAACAGGCTCCCTTTGCTTCTGCACTGGGATTATCCTTTGAGACACACTTCATCTCAGAGAGATTTCTGAGGAGAAGGGTGTGCCCCACAGGATGTGCTGATACACCCTGACCTTCTCTGTGCCAGAGAAGAACAGATACAATCCTTGTCTCTTTATCGCAGCAGTCTGCAACAGAGCACTCGGACACAAATGGACAAAGCTGGAGAAAACCATGTcctctgctctctctgtccACCCAGCCTTGCTCACCTGCCCAAGGCAGTGGACAATCCCTGTAGGCAGGAAGGGACACTCGTAGTTTGTGTGCCCTGAGTTtgggcacagagctctggcacagcctctgcccatccgtgctgggctgtgtgcacagcagggtGAGGCTGGCCCATACAGGACATGGAGtgatcccagtgcccagggctctgaAGGGCTTTGCAGTGAAGATGTTCCCCTGTGTCCTGtcagcagaggagagcagcaatgcctgcagctcctcccaaatcctctgctgcagctctgagtgTGTCCCATTGCATTCATTtccccaggctgccaggagAAGATTCAGCAAAGACCCCAGATTCCTCTACAGAAGTTGTAGAAAGAAGCAAAGAGATTGGGCTGATTGTaggaaccccaaatcctgccatcaccagcagcagcagcagcagcagcgctccagcagagaggaggctgtgCCTGATGTGTCCATGCCAGGGGTCTCCAGTTCCCTGGGGTGAGCAGAGGGCAGGGCAGTGCATGGGGAGCCTTGCAGaagacacaggatttgaggagTCAGTGATGTTGAACAGGCATGGCTGCTGTGTGGGGCCCTGTGTTTAGGCTCTGGGAGGCTTGGATGTTAGCATGGGAATGTGCAGGGTGGGAACCACCTGGAGTGCCCTGAGCaggcctgtgctgtgcacgggtGTGTGTCATGCAGGACAGAATCATGGGATGGGCCAGCCAAGAAGGGATCTCTGGGTCCCtgctccaacctccctgctccagcagagtcatcccagagcagagggcacacaacTGTCTCTACATGCTTCTGGAATATCTCCAGAGAGAGTGAGGGTCCACAACCTCTTTGGTCTTTATGCTTCTTTGCAGTCTTCTCCAGTGCAATGCTCTTAACACAGATTCAATTGGAACTTCCTGTTCATCATTTTCTGCCTCTTGTCCTAGTGCTTGGCATCGTAGTGAAGAACCTGGATCCACCTCTAGGAGCCCTTCCTATAAATACTTGTAGAAATTGATGAGGTGGCCACTTAGTTGTTTCTTCTCAGGAcagaacaggcccagctccctcagcctttgtTCCCTAAAGAGGTGCTCCACTCTACTAATCACCTTTCATCTCCTGTCCTGGACattctccaggagctccatgtctctTTTGCATCAAGGAACCCAGAATGGGAAGATGATAAGTGGAGCTTCAATTCCCTCCCACTGCCGGCAACGTTCTTCCTAATGCATCCCAGGACACTAATGGCTTCAAGGCCGCCAGGACAAATTGCTGGATCATGGAGAGATTCTTGTCCAGCAGGAgccccaggtccttctctgaAGAGGTGCTTCCCAGATGCTTAgtccttccctgtgctgctgcaaagAGCAATTCCTCTCCAGGGGCAGAACCCTGAATTTGCCTTTGCTGAATTTGAGAATGTTCCTCTCTGCCCATCCCTCTAATCTGTCAAGGCCCATCTGAAGGGCTACACGGCCGTCTCAGGTATCAGAAACTCCTCCTAAGTTGCTGTTATCAGGGAACTTGACAAGGACACTCTCAACCATCACCTGAGTTACTGGTCTATAGAACAGTGTTGCCTTTGGGAAATTTCTGTTATCTGCTCAGATTGCTAATGTAACCTGTAAATATTCATCCTATGTTTCCTGAAGATAAACTGTATGTGGATCAAGGGCTGGAAGGCAGGTGGATCCTGCCCCAGACACCACTCTACATGGAGGAGTTGGGGAGACACTGAACACTTTACCAGAGCAAGCACAGGTTTGTACTCTGCTGTTCCTATTCCTTGGCCACAGAACAACCACAGAAAAGGCGCTGCAACAGAGGAGCGTGTGGGCAGCTGCCACACAGTGCTGGCTACTGCCACACCTGCCAGGACTTGCCTTTATGCACAGGTGCAGCAAGAACTTCCCACACAAGCACTCCTTCCTTTTCACAGCGAGAACAGCGAGCAGGGTTGACTGGAGTTAACTAAGAGTAAGTCCAGTTGACTGGAGTTAAGTGGAGTGCAGATTGAagacagaaagaagaaggtgaatGAAGGGAAGCAAGATACAGAGAAGAAGAAGGGCTGACAGAAGCAAGTGTAGTGCAAATGAGCATTAAATGCCAAGAGAGAGGCCTGGAGTGGCAAGGAGACAATGATGGACAAACAAACTGTCAGCATctgagaagagaaggaaggcaAGGCCAGGAAGCAGAGCAGCTAAGGAGTGAGAAGTGATCACCCTGCCTCGTGAAGCAGCCACAAGTGGAAAGCAGGTCCTGTTTGTGCAGGGACAGGTTtgagctcagctctctcagcAGTCTCACCACTGTGTTCACTCTCAGCACAGTAGTATGTGCCAGAGTCATTGAGAAAGGCATGTTCTATTGAGAGGGTGATACTGTCTCCTTTGATCTTGCTGCTCTTGAAATGGCTTTCAAAACCCTTTTCCACCACTGCATTGGCACCTTCAACTGCATAAACCAACTGGGTCAGACTGGAATTCTTCTCTGAAGGCAGCATGAACCAGTAAATAGCTGTGTTGGTGGATTTCTTGTTGGAACATTCCAGATTCATGGATTCGCCTTCTTTGATCACCATGTCTGGAGACTGTTCCAGGGCTAACACTGGAAAGGAAAAGTAGAAgcagtgaggaagaggaaaaaattgtACTAGGCACTGTGAGTTGGTATggaaagattgagaaaaaaTATCGCTGCCAAGGGAGCAGTTCAAGACGTGGGACGGCTCTTCAGATCAGTAGGTGAATTTCCAATCTCTCCTCAATAGGCAAGGTGCATTCCTGGGCTGGTTAAGTGCAAACCCAGGGACCATCTACGGGCTGCACAAAGAATGACAAATAGATGGCTATTGCAGAAGATTCAGGCATTCCCATTGCCCCCACATTCCCTGCTGATCCTCCATGCAGAAAGCTCTGCAGGATGAAACAGTGCCAGGAAGTGGTTGcacagctgggagagcagcagcaggatgagtagaggtgctcagggctgggttgAGTTCACTTACCCAGAGGGGCCAGCATGGCCACCAAGAAACAGCAGGGAACCATGGCGGGAGGGCCCCTGCCTGTCAGCAAGCTGCCTCTTGGAGCTGCCCAAAGGTTTGTGCAGAGGGAGCAGTGAGTGAGGGTGAGACATCTCGGGGTGGGGCTGGCCAAGAAATGACAGGAGGCATTGGCTGGCTGGGAACCCTGGGCAATGACACAGACTGTGTGTCAGCACAAACTctgtttctgcaggaaagcaggaacCCCGCAGAGATGCAGCAGGTGGAATGGACAGGCTGGCATGGGTGGGTGTGGAGGGAAGGATGGGGATCTCAACCTGTCAGTTCTACCCTTTTTCCCATCCCACCAGGGCAAGGGGGTAGTGAGGGAGTGCCTGTAACACCCAGCAGCTGACTGGGCTTTAACCACAAGACTCTGAGCACAAGACAGCATCTCCATGTCCCCACTGCTATGGCatgagctgcagctcccctgaCTCAGCCTGTGTTTCACACTCCAGCAAGGAATTCCCAGCTTCTGTCCTTGACACATTATGAGCATTTAGGTGAGGATCAGATTCCTCTGAGACCCTGCACTGTCGTTTGCACTGGGGGTAATGAAGCGTAGGCAATTCAGGGCACCCCTTGTGTCTAGAAGCAAGCAGCATCCTCTACACTGGACTGGAGAGCTACACAAGGGACAGGCAGAAGCCTGAAATGGACTTTTCAAAGTGAGAAATGTTGTGTAACTGTCATAAATAGAAGTTTTCAGAAACAACTGAAAATAACTGACTGAAAGTCTTTTCAAAGCAAGTCTGTAAAGTTTTCCTATATGCTTCCAGTTCTACAGGcactgaaaatattaaatacttCCTTCTGTGTGGCATACGCTATCTATCTGCTCTGTATTCTTCCCCTGTTCTCGGCACTGGTGATGCCACACCTGGAGTATtgcgtccagttctgggctcctcactTTAGGAGGGATGTTGAGGTGCTTGAGcatgtccaaaggagagcactgaggctggtgaggggcttggagcacaagcTGTATGAAGaacaactgagggagctggggttgttcagcctggagaaaaggagactcaggggtgaccttatcactctcttcaacttcctgaagggtggctgtggtgagctgggggtcggtctctCTCCGGACAACAACAGACataacaagaggacacagtctcaagctgtgccaagggagatacaggctagaattagggaggaagtttttcacagaaagagtggtcaaatactggaatcatctacccaggggggtggtggagtcaccatccctcgatgtgtttaagggaagactggatgtggcacttggtgccatgatctaatTGAAGTATTAGAACATGGGTgcgactcgatgatcttaaaagtctcttccaacctaaaaattctgtgattctgtgattctgtatcACAGGCTATGAAAGTTCCCAGAGAAACCATGCACAAAGTAGGGGTGCCTGAAAGTTTTTATTGATTTCTCATAATTGTTGCTTGTCCAGACCCAAAAGAACAGAAATGATGAGGAGAAAATAAAGGTCACGCCAAACAAGCATCTCAGTTGGAGGCAATGGTGGACTGGATCCAGGAGACGTAGTTGCAAACCTTGGTGTAAACTCCGGGAAGGCCCCGCTGGGCACATCCATAACCCCAGGAGACAATGCCCTGGAGCTCTCCATTGCAGACCACGGGACCGCCGGAATCTCCCTGTGCACACAAAGGGTATGGATATTCAGCAAATGGCATCAGCCTGAGCAATGAGCCAGAGATCCCTGAGACCACTGACCCTGGAGGAAGCCCTGCCGGGCGTACTCTGCACAAAGTTCTACCAGGGCTGTTCCTGATTCACACTCTCCACATGATGCTACCGTGCCTGACTTGAGCTCCAAGGGCACCACAGCTAAGGATGAGTCAGCTGCCTGCTTTTGCTGGATGCGGTACTTGGCAAACCTTCAGGATATGTGTGCCTGGAGCCTCTGCTGTCATTGAAAAACTCAGATTTACCAGTGCAGTGAGTACAGCTGACTCTGTAATGTGGAGGCCTCTTCAGCtaggaaaaggtgggagagaaATGACTGGGTGAGGAGAGGCAGATGAGTTACCTGGCAGGAGTCTTTTCCTCCCTCCAGGTATCCGACACAAATCATATTCTTGGTGATTTGCCCAGGGTAGGCATCAGAGCACTGCTCATCGGTGAGGACGGGAGCCTTCAGGCACTGCAGCTCGTCTGGGTAGTTAGCTGCAAAGAAATAGGGAGAGATGATTGCGGCATTGCTGAGTCCTTTTCAGAGCTCAGGGAAGATCTTAGCAGAAAAGCAAATGCTGGACACCCTGTTCTAGCAGCCATCCTGCTTCCTGTCCACAGTAAGCACAGCATGGGTCCCTTCTGTAGAGATGGAACAAATTCTACCCATGGGCCCACCATTCTACACTGCAGCCACCTTAACTTTTCTGCTACCTGGAAGTTCATCAGTTGGCAAAGGTGGGGCCACTCTTGTGATACATGCACTGGAAGAAACCTGAGCCTCAGGAAAACCATCCTCTCCTCTGGTGCAGGTTCAATGGAATACACACCACTGGCCATGCACATCTCTGACCATGGGTGTGAGAGAACAGGGATCTCTGGTAGGAATTCAAGTTCCACAGTCCCAGATTTCACCCTTACTCTCAGAGAACTGACAACTCTGTTGACATTAACTGTGCAGTCCCTACACTGACGCATCACTCCAAAAAGCTGTCCCACAGCACTTCCCTGTGTTTTAGCCTGTCCTGTTGGGGGTTAATGGCCAGGTCCTAGAGACTGTCCTGGGCCCCCAGGGGACTGTAGGCTCCCCCAGAGtactcacagccactgctgagaGTGTTGCCCCAGCCGGAGATCAGGCAGGTGGTGCCGGCGGCCACGCAGCTGGTAGGCAGAGGAATGGTCTGGATAGCTTTGCTGAGCGTGGCTGGGGTGGCCAGCTTGATGAGCATGATGTCGTTGTCCAGGGTGTAGGAGCTGTAGCCAGAGTGCCGGATGACTTTAGCGGAGTTGATAAACTGCTGTGTGGATTCAGTGAGCCCCAGGTTGTGTTTCCCGAGCTGCACTTGGATGCGACTGGAAAACAGAAGGCACAGCGTGTCCTTTACTGCTAGGGGCACATTGAGAGAAACCTCCCTGTCACTGAGTGCACTCGCTCCAACACCACTCCCACAGAAGCCTTCTGGGGCAGAGGATCTTTCTTGTCCTGCAGGGAGCCCTGGGAATCCACACTGTGATCTTAACTGACTCCATGTTGGTGAATTTCTGCAGGTCTCTAAATACCTGGCAGCAGTTGAATACAGAGCAGCACTAGATCCAGATATTCTGGGACAAGGCAAACGGCTCCAGCCGGACCTTGATCCTCTTCCTGTTCTCCAGGAAGAATGCTTTAGCAAGATTCATGTAATTGATAGGAAatcaaagcccagacctctctGCTTGATTATCTCATTGTTATATCAGAAAATGCTCTGCATTCACAGGAACGTTTGCAAAAGGGAAAAACCCCTCAGGATGCCTCGGCCTGGCTTCCTGAATGATCCACCCATCCCTTGGCTGTCTCTGGTGAGAATGGAGGCACTTGCATATTTCTATCTCATAGCTCAGAATGCCTGCTAGAAGTGAACTGGAAGACAGAAGTAGGTTCTAGAAGGATGTAATTTTTTCACTCACGATTTGTAGCAGTGAGCAGCTGACACGACCCACTGGCTGCTGATGAGGGAACCTCCACAGAAGTGATATCCAGAATTCAGGGACACCTGATAGGGCACAGAGTTCTCTGCGCAGGTGTAGCCTCCCACAATCTTGTCATCATCGTCTTCAGCAAAGGTGGGGAAGGCAACTGGGGGACAAGAAGTGCCATGTGTCAACAGCTGGCCGAAGGTAATGTGGCCTGTCATCTGCCCTGTGACTGCCTGTCTGAAGCCCCTCACTTGCAGGCTCCCCTTCTATGGACACTCAGGGCAGCGCTGGTGGGCAGGTCTAAGGCACATGCATTTGCTTGTGCAAACAAAGAAGGGGATCAGACTTACACGGGTGCCTCACGTATCTGCAAGTAAAGCCCTGCTGGCTACTCCCTGAGGGAGCATAGGGACACAGAAATGTTCTGGTTGGATCAGATCACGGGTGTGTCTTTCCCTGAATCCCATCTACTGAGACAATCAAGGGTTGACTGAGGGAAAAAGTAAACACTACTGTGCAGTGACATCTTCTTGGAGCACCCACCGAGGGTCCAAAATTTTGCAGTTGCTTTCGGACTTCTCGGTCCAGAGCTATTCCCTGTGCACTCCTAAGTCCCGAAGGAGGAGGCAGCCTTTTTCTGAAGCTGTGGGCACATCTCCATAGCTGGGTCAGGAACCCCTATGAAGGTGTTCATTCTCCAGCTTGTGGCACAAGGCATTATGAGCAGACAGAAGATggaagctgcagggctctgaCTTGTGCAAGTCAAAACTGACTTGGCTTTCCCACAACTGGCTACCTTGCAGTTTTCATTTAGAAAATCAGCTTCCTATTAAATggcagaaatagaaataaaagatATACTCACCAGCCACCCCAATAAAGGCGAGAAGCAGCAGGCACTTCATGATCTCGATTCGACCTCAAACCCAGACTGGCTGACTGGACGTGGGAGCTGCTAGAAATACGTTTTTGCTGATGGTCTTATCTCTAGTCCAAGGTTTTCTCCAGACAAAAAGTACACAGTGGAAAATTCACAGATCCAAATGTGGGAATTAACAGGCATTGGTAGAATGTACAAATGTCATACACGTTAATCATAAACCTTTGCTAAGATAGGGAGCTATTCTAATTTTTCCGTAAGGTAGCCTTCAATCCAAAAATACCTTTTGGCTTTGGAAGACGTGTAGTTGTTTGTCTGTCTCATTCTTATACACAGCACCTGTACAACAGGAATAACAACTCTCAAACC contains:
- the LOC113460200 gene encoding trypsin isoform X2; amino-acid sequence: MKCLLLLAFIGVAVAFPTFAEDDDDKIVGGYTCAENSVPYQVSLNSGYHFCGGSLISSQWVVSAAHCYKSRIQVQLGKHNLGLTESTQQFINSAKVIRHSGYSSYTLDNDIMLIKLATPATLSKAIQTIPLPTSCVAAGTTCLISGWGNTLSSGSNYPDELQCLKAPVLTDEQCSDAYPGQITKNMICVGYLEGGKDSCQPWNSLQTW
- the LOC113460200 gene encoding trypsin isoform X1, translated to MKCLLLLAFIGVAVAFPTFAEDDDDKIVGGYTCAENSVPYQVSLNSGYHFCGGSLISSQWVVSAAHCYKSRIQVQLGKHNLGLTESTQQFINSAKVIRHSGYSSYTLDNDIMLIKLATPATLSKAIQTIPLPTSCVAAGTTCLISGWGNTLSSGSNYPDELQCLKAPVLTDEQCSDAYPGQITKNMICVGYLEGGKDSCQGDSGGPVVCNGELQGIVSWGYGCAQRGLPGVYTKVCNYVSWIQSTIASN